In Thauera aromatica K172, one DNA window encodes the following:
- a CDS encoding TetR/AcrR family transcriptional regulator: MTQDSPPSALTSAAADEIESAILHLARSEPKLGQAAVAGRLRQGGLQISASGVRYIWQKHGLETAVKRLQALADAAPEGIDALSASERHLLERGMLSTRLARDAHAGEERGEGSDGGDASLDRHQLILHAAARLFSEQGYDRTSIRDIAGEVGLLPGSVYHHFASKEALYLAVHREGFKRVQERAKAAAAAGSDPWDSLRRACEVHVSGMVGDSPIDRITGRSLAFTGHQNLLAMTRNDREAFEKVYRDLIDALPLAPDADRTLLRLVLLGALNWVFIWYREGRRTPAAIAEGIVDIVRRGVQA, encoded by the coding sequence ATGACACAGGACAGCCCCCCTTCCGCCCTCACTTCCGCCGCGGCCGACGAGATCGAATCGGCCATCCTCCACCTCGCCCGCAGCGAACCGAAGCTCGGCCAGGCCGCCGTCGCCGGGCGCCTGCGTCAGGGCGGATTGCAGATCTCCGCCTCCGGGGTGCGCTACATCTGGCAGAAACACGGCCTCGAAACCGCGGTGAAGCGCCTCCAGGCGCTCGCCGATGCGGCGCCCGAAGGAATCGACGCGTTGAGCGCGAGCGAGCGCCACCTGCTCGAGCGCGGCATGCTCAGCACCCGACTGGCACGCGACGCGCACGCCGGCGAGGAGCGCGGGGAAGGCAGCGACGGCGGCGACGCGTCGCTCGACCGCCATCAGCTGATCCTGCACGCGGCGGCGCGGCTGTTTTCCGAGCAAGGCTACGACCGCACCTCGATCCGCGACATCGCCGGCGAAGTCGGCCTGCTGCCGGGTTCGGTCTATCACCACTTTGCCTCCAAGGAGGCGCTCTATCTCGCCGTGCACCGGGAAGGTTTCAAGCGCGTGCAGGAACGGGCGAAAGCCGCCGCTGCCGCCGGCAGCGACCCCTGGGACAGCCTGCGGCGCGCGTGCGAAGTGCACGTCTCAGGAATGGTCGGGGATTCGCCGATCGATCGCATCACCGGGCGCAGCCTCGCGTTCACCGGCCACCAGAACCTGCTGGCGATGACCCGCAACGACCGCGAGGCGTTCGAAAAGGTCTACCGCGACCTGATCGACGCCCTCCCCCTGGCGCCGGACGCGGACCGCACCCTGCTCCGCCTGGTGCTGCTGGGCGCGCTGAACTGGGTGTTCATCTGGTACCGCGAAGGCCGGCGCACCCCGGCGGCGATCGCCGAAGGCATCGTCGACATCGTCCGCCGCGGCGTCCAGGCCTAA
- a CDS encoding LysR family transcriptional regulator, producing MAMLNIDTRLLQVFDEIYKTRSVSLAAEQLGLGQPAVSIALGKLRQHFDDPLFVRTSTGMDPTPLGEELVQPIRAAIDALDVALRHRSRFDPASVERSFRIAMTDISQLVLLPGLWARLRAQAPGVGIEVVHLAADTPARLETGDIDLALGFMPQLEAGFYQQALFRQHYVCLASADHPRIRGGLDLAQFEAEEHAVVTTSGTGHHYLDRELVRQNIARRVALQVPNFIGVAFVVEHTELLVTIPARLGEMLRGRGRFCAYPVPFPLPDYDIKQHWHERFHHDPGNRWLRGLIRELLGAPMGEERKGEERKGGLPAGAARADAGGR from the coding sequence ATGGCCATGCTGAATATCGACACCCGCCTGCTCCAGGTCTTCGACGAAATCTACAAGACGCGCAGCGTCAGCCTGGCCGCCGAACAACTGGGGCTGGGACAGCCGGCGGTGAGCATCGCGCTCGGCAAGCTGCGCCAGCACTTCGACGATCCGCTGTTCGTCCGCACCTCGACCGGGATGGACCCGACGCCGCTCGGCGAGGAGCTGGTGCAGCCGATCCGCGCCGCGATCGACGCTCTCGATGTGGCGCTGAGGCATCGCAGCCGCTTCGACCCGGCCAGCGTCGAGCGCAGCTTTCGCATCGCCATGACCGACATCTCGCAGCTCGTGCTGCTGCCCGGGCTGTGGGCACGCCTGCGCGCGCAGGCCCCGGGCGTGGGCATCGAGGTCGTCCATCTGGCGGCCGACACCCCGGCCCGCCTGGAGACCGGCGACATCGATCTGGCGCTCGGCTTCATGCCCCAGCTCGAGGCCGGCTTCTATCAGCAGGCCCTGTTCCGCCAGCACTATGTCTGCCTCGCGAGCGCCGACCACCCGCGCATCCGGGGCGGTCTCGATCTGGCCCAGTTCGAGGCCGAGGAGCACGCCGTGGTGACGACTTCGGGCACCGGCCACCATTATCTGGACCGCGAACTGGTGCGCCAGAACATCGCCCGGCGGGTGGCGCTGCAGGTGCCGAACTTCATCGGCGTCGCCTTCGTCGTCGAGCACACCGAGCTGCTCGTCACCATTCCCGCGCGCCTCGGTGAAATGCTGCGCGGGCGCGGGCGGTTCTGCGCCTATCCGGTGCCGTTCCCGCTCCCGGACTATGACATCAAGCAGCACTGGCACGAGCGCTTCCACCACGATCCGGGCAACCGCTGGCTGCGCGGGCTGATCCGCGAACTGCTCGGTGCGCCGATGGGAGAGGAGCGGAAAGGGGAGGAGCGGAAGGGGGGCCTGCCCGCGGGCGCGGCGCGGGCTGATGCGGGCGGGCGTTAG